CAAGCGCCCGATGATGGGGGAGGTGGCGGCGCGTTTGGCGGATGAGGCCATCGTGACCTCGGACAATCCGCGTTCGGAAGATGCCGAAGCCATCGCGCAGGAAATTCTGCTCGGAATGAAACAGGCCTCGCCGCGGGTTCAAGTAGACCGTGCTGCGGCCATCACCGATGCAATCCGGCGAGCTGGGGCAGGTGACCTGGTGGTGATTGCCGGCAAGGGCCACGAAACGACTCAAATTTTCAGCGACCGAACCGTTCACTTCGATGACCGGGAAGTGGCTCGCGCCGCCTTGGCGGAGCTGTCTGCCGCGGGCGTTTGAGCGTCCGGCCCCCGCGCCGCCGATTCCATTTGCCGCCTCGGACCTCTCGGACCGGTGGGGGGCATCACCGAATTTTGTGGCATAACGCTGGTAATCTTGTGACGGTTAACGCGTATCGGAGCTGCCATGAGCAACGACCGCCTATCGACGCCAGAGGCATCGAAGGCCCTCGGCATCCCCGTTCACGTCATCTCCTACTGGCTCGGACAAATTCCCTACCCGGCGGAGCAGGACGAGAATGGTGAATGGCGCCTCACCCCTGAGGCGCTATCGGTGCTGCAAACCGTCAAGGAACTCAAAGAGCAAAACCATTCGATGGAGACCATCCGTCGAATGGTGCGGGAACTCGTTGATACGCCCCCGCCCCCTCCGCCCTCGCCCGAGCGGCCATCTTCACGCCATTCGGCCTCGTCCCCGGCGCCACGCCTTGAGAAGCCCGCTGCTCGCTCGGCGCCACTCGAGTCACCGTTGCCTCGAGTGGAATCCCCATCGGGGGGGGCGCCTACCACCCAGGCTCCCGCGGCGCAGGCCGAGTCCACCGCTTCGGCCGCTGCCTCCCGGAAGCCGGCGGCCCCGCGACAGCAGACGGCTGCCGTGCCGCAGAAATCGCCCGCTCCCCTGGCGCCTCCCACCATCCCTGCGGGGGATGCCGGAGCGATCGCCTCTTACGTGGCCCGCGCCGTGGCGGAGGCCGTACGCCAGGAGACGGTGCTTTCCCATCGCTACGCGCACGCCGCTCACCAGATCGGCAAGCTTGAAGCGG
This genomic interval from Candidatus Sericytochromatia bacterium contains the following:
- a CDS encoding UDP-N-acetylmuramoyl-L-alanyl-D-glutamate--2,6-diaminopimelate ligase, coding for KRPMMGEVAARLADEAIVTSDNPRSEDAEAIAQEILLGMKQASPRVQVDRAAAITDAIRRAGAGDLVVIAGKGHETTQIFSDRTVHFDDREVARAALAELSAAGV
- a CDS encoding MerR family transcriptional regulator, whose product is MSNDRLSTPEASKALGIPVHVISYWLGQIPYPAEQDENGEWRLTPEALSVLQTVKELKEQNHSMETIRRMVRELVDTPPPPPPSPERPSSRHSASSPAPRLEKPAARSAPLESPLPRVESPSGGAPTTQAPAAQAESTASAAASRKPAAPRQQTAAVPQKSPAPLAPPTIPAGDAGAIASYVARAVAEAVRQETVLSHRYAHAAHQIGKLEAENEHLRTMLNNAQRRHQREMEDARQRIADLQDRQPERKGWGAWWTWLAAIALL